From a single Sorghum bicolor cultivar BTx623 chromosome 5, Sorghum_bicolor_NCBIv3, whole genome shotgun sequence genomic region:
- the LOC8072790 gene encoding putative glycine-rich cell wall structural protein 1 yields the protein MAGTKLISVGLIVLMSIGLANAARVARYSSSYGTGTGGGDGGALGNAGGSGSGSGTGSGDSGPYGAHASAGGGGAGGGTSQYGVGYGSGSGSGSGSSTYSQGGYSGYGESTNAGGTGGGGGGGQSGYNSNAQGSGSGTGSGSSYANRFWSGSSDAGASASGNGGGTGNTQNAGAGGGSGAGSGYGNAYP from the coding sequence ATGGCAGGCACAAAGCTAATATCAGTGGGGCTCATTGTCCTGATGAGCATAGGATTAGCCAATGCTGCAAGGGTGGCTAGATACTCTAGTTCTTATGGGACTGGCAcaggagggggagatggtggtGCACTTGGGAATGCTGGGGGATCAGGGTCAGGGTCTGGCACCGGATCTGGTGATAGCGGTCCTTATGGTGCACATGCAAGTGCTGGAGGGGGTGGTGCAGGTGGTGGAACTAGCCAATACGGGGTTGGATATGGTTCAGGGTCAGGATCAGGTTCAGGGTCTAGTACATATAGTCAAGGCGGGTATTCTGGTTATGGAGAATCCACTAATGCTGGTGGTAccggtgggggtgggggtggaGGACAATCCGGATATAATTCCAATGCTCAAGGATCTGGTAGTGGCACTGGTTCTGGCTCTAGCTATGCTAACAGGTTTTGGTCCGGATCAAGTGATGCAGGTGCAAGTGCTAGTGGCAATGGTGGTGGCACAGGAAATACTCAAAATGCTGGGGCTGGCGGTGGCTCAGGTGCCGGATCTGGATACGGCAATGCCTACCCCTGA